In Archangium violaceum, the following are encoded in one genomic region:
- a CDS encoding DUF6184 family natural product biosynthesis lipoprotein: protein MKMNNVLWLVGAVGLLGCGDSTLAGITGKQVDAVSVAADNTCDAYERCGEIGSGKDFTNRDECITNRKSFWNDRWSMADCDGMINGDKLQFCLDAINSTSCTDIFDKADTIYTKCAKSDVCSGKQ, encoded by the coding sequence ATGAAAATGAACAACGTGTTGTGGCTGGTGGGAGCGGTGGGACTCCTCGGTTGTGGTGACTCGACCCTCGCCGGCATCACGGGCAAGCAGGTCGACGCGGTGAGCGTCGCGGCCGACAACACCTGCGACGCCTACGAGCGCTGCGGGGAGATCGGCAGCGGCAAGGATTTCACCAACCGCGACGAGTGCATCACGAACCGCAAGTCGTTCTGGAACGATCGGTGGTCGATGGCCGACTGTGACGGGATGATCAACGGAGACAAGCTCCAGTTCTGCCTGGACGCCATCAACTCGACCTCGTGTACCGACATCTTCGACAAGGCCGACACCATCTACACGAAGTGCGCGAAGTCCGACGTCTGCAGCGGCAAGCAGTAG